From the genome of Spinacia oleracea cultivar Varoflay chromosome 2, BTI_SOV_V1, whole genome shotgun sequence, one region includes:
- the LOC110806124 gene encoding guanine nucleotide-binding protein-like NSN1 — protein MVKKSKKSKSKRVTLKQKHKIIRKVKEHHKKKAKEAKKLGLHKKTKVEKDPGIPNDWPFKEQELKALEVRRARELDEIEKKKVARKEKARLKKLGLLGDTEDTPLEEEKGADPSKEFSKSRDNSDRAFYKELVKVIEASDVILEVLDARDPLGTRCVDMEKLVLNSGPNKKLVLLLNKIDLVPREAVEKWLKYLREELPAVAFKCSTQEQRSNLGWKSSKSSKTAKPSNILQTSDCLGADTLIKLLKNYSRSHDIKKSITVGIVGLPNVGKSSLINSLKRSHVANVGATPGLTRSLQEVQLDKNVKLMDCPGVVMLKSGQSDASVALRNCKRIEKLEDPIAPVKEILSLCPAEVLVTLYKVPTFDTVDDFLFKVATVRGRLKKGGIVDVDAAARIVLHDWNEGKIPYYTMPPLRNKGEVPDSETKIVSELGKEFNIDEVYGTESTFIGSLKSVDDFQPVEVPPNCPLNFDKQMLEEDPQPSSPTKESNNLDEMMDADEEETGKTKVKNTASKQNEKLYDAEGMLNTRKQRADKKKRKKASKQASSEDAMDADADADADADADGDYDFKVDYKRGKSSMSIDEDDDDDDEDEIKAEVPMAGVKFDDE, from the exons ATGGTGAAGAAAAGCAAAA AGAGCAAAAGTAAGAGGGTTACATTGAAGCAGAAGCACAAGATTATACGGAAAGTGAAGGAGCATCACAAGAAGAAAGCGAAGGAAGCAAAGAAACTTGGACTCCATAAAAAGACCAAGGTTGAAAAAGATCCTGGTATTCCTAATGATTGGCCTTTTAAGGAGCAGGAGCTTAAAGCTCTAGAGGTTCGCCGTGCTCGTGAGCTCGACGAAATAGAGAAGAAGAAAGTGGCCCGTAAAGAAAAA GCCCGTCTTAAAAAGTTAGGATTACTTGGGGACACTGAGGATACACCTCTTGAGGAGGAAAAGGGAGCAGATCCATCCAAAGAATTTAGTAAAAGCCGAG ATAATTCCGACAGGGCCTTTTACAAGGAGTTAGTCAAGGTCATTGAAGCATCTGATGTTATTTTGGAAGTTCTAGATGCTCGTGATCCCCTTGGTACCAGATGTGTAGACATGGAGAAATTGGTCCTTAACTCGGGTCCCAATAAGAAGCTTGTTTTGCTCTTGAACAAAATAG ATCTTGTACCTCGTGAAGCAGTTGAAAAATGGCTAAAATATCTTAGAGAAGAACTACCAGCAGTGGCCTTCAAATGCAGCACCCAAGAGCAAAGATCAAATTTGGGGTGGAAGTCCTCAAAGTCCTCAAAGACTGCAAAACCTAGCAACATTCTGCAGACCAGTGACTGTCTTGGAGCAGACACACTAATCAAGTTGCTTAAAAATTACTCAAGGAGTCATGAT ATCAAAAAGTCGATCACTGTTGGCATTGTGGGGCTTCCCAACGTTGGCAAGAGTAGTCTCATCAATAGTTTGAAGAGAAGCCACGTAGCTAATGTTGGTGCCACTCCTGGATTAACTAGGTCACTGCAAGAAGTTCAGTTGGATAAGAATGTAAAGTTGATGGACTGCCCTGGGGTTGTTATGCTTAAATCTGGGCAGAGTGATGCTTCTGTAGCTCTTCGAAATTGCAAAAGAATTGAAAAGCTTGAAGATCCGATTGCACCAG TGAAGGAAATCCTAAGCCTTTGCCCTGCCGAAGTACTAGTCACATTATATAAGGTCCCTACGTTTGATACAGTGGATGACTTCCTATTCAAGGTGGCCACTGTTAGGGGAAGACTTAAAAAAGGTGGCATTGTAGATGTTGATGCAGCTGCAAGGATTGTTCTTCATGACTGGAATGAAG GAAAAATTCCGTATTATACTATGCCTCCATTGAGGAACAAAGGAGAAGTACCTGATTCCGAAACTAAGATTGTTTCGGAACTTGGTAAGGAGTTCAATATAGACGAGGTCTATGGAACTGAATCTACGTTCATTGGAAGCTTGAAGTCAGTCGATGATTTCCAGCCTGTCGAGGTTCCACCAAATTGCCCATTGAATTTTGATAAACAGATGCTCGAG GAAGATCCACAACCGTCATCACCAACCAAGGAGAGCAATAATTTGGATGAAATGATGGATGCTGATGAGGAGGAAACGGGAAAGACCAAGGTAAAAAATACAGCAAGCAAGCAGAATGAAAAGCTTTATGATGCAGAAGGAATGCTCAACACAAGAAAGCAGCGAGCGGATAAGAAAAAACGGAAAAAGGCCAGCAAGCAAGCTTCTTCAGAAGATGCTATGGATGCTGATGCTGATGCTGATGCTGATGCTGATGCTGATGGTGATTATGATTTTAAGGTTGATTACAAGCGGGGAAAATCATCTATGAGCATTGATGAAGACGACGACGACGACGATGAGGATGAAATCAAAGCTGAGGTGCCAATGGCTGGTGTAAAATTTGACGATGAGTGA